In a single window of the Deltaproteobacteria bacterium genome:
- a CDS encoding helix-turn-helix transcriptional regulator, with product MDFYSMTDKGIAAEIGGRIKSLRLRKNLTQQQLSEATALSLNTIKALEAGKGKIQSLIAILRELDALHLLEEFIPEPLVSPLQLAKRQGKKRKRASGRHRKDSSDSDEGSQW from the coding sequence ATGGACTTTTACTCAATGACAGATAAGGGGATTGCGGCTGAAATTGGCGGCCGTATCAAATCGCTTCGCTTACGCAAGAACCTGACTCAACAGCAACTGTCGGAAGCAACTGCCTTATCGCTCAATACGATCAAGGCCCTTGAGGCGGGCAAAGGAAAGATACAATCACTCATCGCCATATTGCGGGAACTAGACGCGCTCCACCTGTTAGAGGAATTCATACCTGAACCTTTAGTCAGTCCCTTGCAACTGGCAAAGCGACAGGGCAAAAAACGCAAGAGAGCTTCCGGCAGGCACAGGAAAGATTCCTCTGATTCCGATGAGGGCTCACAATGGTAA